The following coding sequences are from one Epilithonimonas vandammei window:
- the ric gene encoding iron-sulfur cluster repair di-iron protein, with the protein MNIKTDFIGEIVAEDFRTAAIFKKYGIDFCCKGGRTIEEACSPKSLDKDQIYSDIENLPKTDGNSIDFNSWPLDLLADYVEKTHHRYVEEKTPILQQFLDKLCKVHGGSHPELFEIKQLFDGCAQDLASHMKKEELILFPFIKNMVKAKISNEAIPQPPFGSVENPVNMMKHEHTIEGERLRKIADITNEYTPPADACNTYKVTFAMLQDFENDLHKHIHLENNILFPKAIQLEKEFSVEH; encoded by the coding sequence ATGAATATCAAGACAGATTTTATAGGAGAGATTGTCGCTGAAGATTTCAGAACCGCAGCAATCTTTAAAAAATACGGCATTGATTTTTGCTGTAAAGGCGGAAGAACAATAGAGGAAGCTTGTAGTCCGAAGAGTTTGGATAAAGATCAAATCTACTCAGACATAGAAAATCTTCCGAAAACGGATGGAAATTCTATCGATTTCAACAGTTGGCCCTTGGATCTTTTGGCAGATTATGTGGAGAAAACACACCATCGTTATGTGGAAGAAAAAACGCCAATTTTGCAACAGTTTTTAGATAAGTTATGCAAAGTTCACGGGGGAAGTCATCCTGAATTGTTTGAGATCAAACAGCTTTTTGATGGATGTGCCCAAGATTTGGCTTCACACATGAAAAAAGAAGAATTGATTCTTTTCCCATTTATTAAAAATATGGTCAAAGCTAAAATTTCAAACGAAGCTATTCCGCAACCACCTTTTGGATCTGTAGAAAATCCCGTCAATATGATGAAGCACGAGCATACCATTGAAGGAGAACGATTGAGAAAAATCGCAGATATTACAAACGAATATACGCCTCCTGCAGATGCCTGTAATACGTATAAAGTGACATTCGCAATGCTTCAGGATTTTGAAAATGATCTGCATAAACATATTCATTTAGAAAATAATATTCTCTTTCCAAAAGCGATTCAATTAGAAAAAGAATTTTCAGTAGAACACTAA
- the modB gene encoding molybdate ABC transporter permease subunit: MLDQDFIYTLLLTGKLALITTVILILIGIPVAYWLSYSRFKLKFIAETLISMPMVLPPTVMGYYLLVAFSPENAFGDFLQKYCDVRLAFSFQGIVIASIIANLPFMIQPLQNGFSALNDDLRQASYTMGKSKIVTLFKVLIPNIKKSVITGIALTFAHCIGEFGIVIMVGGNIPKETRIASVAIYDQVQALNFEAANRYALVLFILSFLILLLIYSINRKTNFTTFR; this comes from the coding sequence ATGCTCGACCAAGACTTTATTTACACGTTGCTCCTCACTGGAAAATTAGCGCTAATTACCACGGTAATCCTCATTCTCATTGGAATTCCGGTTGCGTATTGGCTTTCCTATTCTCGGTTTAAACTGAAATTCATTGCAGAAACTTTAATTTCAATGCCGATGGTTTTGCCACCAACAGTGATGGGATATTATCTTTTGGTCGCCTTCAGTCCGGAAAATGCTTTCGGGGATTTTCTTCAAAAATATTGTGATGTTCGGCTCGCTTTTTCGTTCCAAGGAATTGTGATTGCAAGTATCATTGCCAATCTTCCGTTTATGATTCAGCCATTGCAGAACGGGTTTTCGGCTTTGAATGATGATTTACGACAAGCTTCCTACACAATGGGAAAATCGAAAATAGTTACTTTATTCAAAGTCCTTATTCCAAATATAAAAAAATCTGTTATCACTGGAATTGCGCTCACTTTTGCCCACTGTATCGGCGAATTTGGCATCGTGATTATGGTTGGCGGAAATATTCCCAAAGAAACCAGGATCGCTTCGGTTGCGATCTATGACCAGGTTCAGGCGCTCAATTTTGAGGCTGCTAACCGTTATGCATTAGTGCTTTTCATCCTTTCGTTTCTTATTTTATTGTTGATTTACAGCATTAACCGAAAAACTAATTTTACCACATTCCGATGA
- a CDS encoding ATP-binding cassette domain-containing protein — translation MIEIQIRHQIFTSSGNKFLEVDERISEGSFVHVSGDSGIGKTTFFKVLSGLVVPDFGFIKLNDKILLDTANKIFLPPQKRNISLMFQNYALFPNMTVKQNIAFAQTEKDENIVDELLEKFALKTFENTSPSKLSGGQQQRVALARTLAQNAEIVLLDEPFSAVDIAMRKVMLNELLEFNKNNNSTFFVISHSEEEFESFSTYNLNII, via the coding sequence ATGATTGAAATTCAGATAAGACATCAAATTTTTACTTCGTCAGGAAATAAATTTCTTGAGGTTGATGAGCGGATTTCAGAAGGAAGTTTTGTGCACGTTTCCGGCGATTCCGGGATTGGAAAAACCACTTTTTTCAAAGTACTTTCGGGATTGGTTGTTCCGGATTTTGGTTTCATTAAATTAAATGATAAAATCTTGCTGGATACTGCCAATAAAATATTTCTACCACCTCAAAAACGAAATATTTCACTGATGTTTCAGAATTACGCCTTGTTCCCAAATATGACTGTGAAACAAAATATCGCTTTCGCACAAACGGAAAAAGACGAAAATATCGTTGATGAATTATTAGAAAAGTTTGCCCTCAAAACCTTCGAGAATACATCGCCTTCTAAACTTTCTGGCGGACAACAGCAAAGGGTTGCATTGGCAAGAACTTTAGCCCAAAATGCTGAAATTGTTTTGCTCGATGAACCATTTTCTGCAGTAGATATTGCAATGCGAAAAGTGATGTTAAATGAATTATTGGAGTTTAATAAAAACAATAATTCCACATTTTTTGTCATCAGTCATAGTGAAGAGGAATTTGAAAGTTTTTCAACATACAATTTGAATATCATTTAA
- a CDS encoding MFS transporter, whose protein sequence is MNKSNWLTDYDPSNEEFWKRSGKKIAWKTLAITTVALTFSFATWFLYSVIVIKLPHIGFQFTDDQLFWMAAMPGLAGGLLRIVNTFLIPIYGTRKVISISSLIKIIPLLMLGFAVMNPQTSFTYFMLIGFLLGIGGGDFSSFMPSTSLFFPKKEVGTALGIQAGVGNFGVSLVQLLSPLIMSLTLFSFLGGGEIIVETGKTIYLENIAFIYVIPLLIVGIWAWFSLKSIPVKASFKEQLDIFKDRHTLYCTMTYIMTFGIFAGFSAAFPLMIKNLYTPLDKNIDPLQYAFYGPLIGSASRVIFGKVADKIGGAYLTHFTGISLIILISRLILGGYLTPTSPDQFQGFLLIVLAIFFFTGIGNAATFKQFPIIFSESPRKAAGVIGWTAAVAAFGPFVFNVLITQSRALTGDSRLFFWFLVVGCVCATAVNWHFYTKKGCERPC, encoded by the coding sequence ATGAACAAGTCAAATTGGTTAACGGACTACGATCCGTCAAATGAAGAATTTTGGAAACGCAGTGGGAAAAAGATAGCTTGGAAAACTTTGGCCATCACCACAGTTGCACTTACTTTCTCTTTCGCAACCTGGTTTCTTTACAGTGTTATCGTTATCAAACTTCCGCATATTGGTTTTCAATTCACAGATGACCAGCTCTTCTGGATGGCCGCTATGCCCGGGCTTGCGGGTGGTCTTCTAAGAATCGTCAACACATTTCTAATTCCCATATACGGAACAAGAAAAGTTATTTCCATCAGTTCACTGATCAAAATAATTCCTCTTTTAATGTTAGGATTTGCTGTGATGAATCCCCAAACATCATTCACTTATTTTATGCTGATAGGATTCTTATTAGGGATTGGAGGTGGAGATTTTTCATCCTTCATGCCGTCTACTTCATTATTTTTCCCTAAAAAGGAGGTAGGAACAGCACTCGGAATCCAGGCAGGTGTCGGTAATTTTGGGGTAAGTCTGGTACAGCTACTCTCTCCTTTGATTATGAGTCTTACACTGTTCTCATTTTTAGGCGGCGGTGAAATCATCGTGGAAACCGGAAAAACGATCTATCTGGAAAATATTGCATTTATCTATGTGATTCCTTTATTGATCGTTGGAATTTGGGCTTGGTTTTCGTTAAAAAGTATTCCCGTAAAAGCTTCTTTCAAAGAGCAGCTGGATATTTTCAAAGACCGTCACACCTTGTATTGTACGATGACCTACATAATGACTTTCGGGATTTTTGCAGGATTTTCTGCGGCCTTCCCCCTGATGATAAAAAATCTCTATACACCCTTAGATAAGAACATTGACCCTTTACAGTATGCATTTTACGGTCCCCTTATCGGTTCAGCATCCAGAGTTATTTTTGGAAAAGTTGCGGACAAGATCGGTGGAGCATATCTGACCCATTTTACAGGAATATCATTGATAATTTTAATTTCCAGATTGATTCTTGGCGGTTATCTGACCCCAACTTCACCGGATCAATTTCAGGGATTTCTTCTCATAGTATTAGCCATATTTTTCTTCACAGGAATAGGTAATGCAGCGACTTTCAAACAGTTTCCAATTATTTTTTCAGAATCACCGAGAAAAGCAGCAGGTGTTATCGGCTGGACAGCAGCAGTGGCTGCATTTGGTCCTTTCGTATTTAATGTTTTGATTACGCAATCCAGAGCATTGACTGGAGATTCCAGATTATTCTTTTGGTTTTTGGTGGTAGGATGTGTTTGTGCAACCGCCGTCAACTGGCATTTCTATACAAAAAAAGGATGTGAAAGACCTTGCTAG
- a CDS encoding alginate export family protein: MYKTKIAISFLILAFGITNAQVDSLKMNIDLRTRAELDNGARTLIPKGKSAETTVVSRARFGIDYYYKNLEVYISAQDVRTWGETSSTASKNQNFILNEAWANYQFSERFALKLGRQILSYDNERLIGALDWAMQGRSFDAIKGIFKLTPSSKLETVITYNNDDNDANDLPDKEVYNITEAGEITKSLQIIHYQYTGKNKLQFSAIALNQVLQNPSSTHYDMLTVGINSKKYFENFGFFGSAYYQTGKNTAAHSKSAYQFSVNSDFIIIPKFNVVLGTEWLSGRSFDTEAGKNRSFSPLYGTNHLYNGFMDYFYFGNSHFNSFGLNDYYLKSTYKFNSNSNLQANFHAFTSNGKLGLNNLGEKYSNYLGTELDLVFTQKVGKVITANLGHSFMFSGESMKFLKNVPEPKNLQTWTWIGLKIAPNFRLK; the protein is encoded by the coding sequence ATGTATAAAACTAAAATCGCCATCAGCTTTCTGATCCTTGCTTTTGGAATCACAAATGCACAAGTCGACAGCCTGAAAATGAACATTGACCTCAGAACAAGAGCCGAACTGGATAACGGAGCAAGAACGCTAATCCCAAAAGGAAAATCAGCAGAAACGACGGTTGTATCAAGAGCTCGTTTCGGAATTGATTATTACTATAAAAATCTGGAAGTTTACATTTCTGCACAAGACGTAAGAACTTGGGGTGAAACCTCTTCTACTGCAAGTAAAAATCAGAATTTCATTCTGAATGAGGCTTGGGCCAATTATCAATTTTCAGAACGATTTGCCTTAAAATTGGGACGGCAAATTCTTTCTTACGACAACGAACGATTAATTGGGGCATTGGATTGGGCAATGCAGGGACGAAGTTTTGATGCTATAAAAGGTATTTTCAAATTAACTCCGAGTTCAAAATTAGAAACCGTTATTACTTACAATAATGACGACAATGACGCGAATGACCTTCCCGACAAAGAAGTTTATAATATTACAGAAGCCGGAGAAATCACAAAATCTCTACAAATCATCCATTACCAATACACAGGAAAAAACAAGTTACAGTTCTCCGCAATCGCTTTGAACCAGGTTTTACAAAACCCGTCTAGTACACATTACGATATGTTGACCGTAGGAATTAACTCAAAAAAATATTTTGAAAATTTCGGTTTTTTTGGTTCTGCTTATTATCAAACCGGAAAAAATACAGCCGCTCATAGTAAATCTGCTTATCAATTTTCTGTAAATTCAGACTTCATCATCATACCGAAATTTAATGTGGTTTTGGGAACAGAATGGCTTTCCGGAAGAAGTTTTGATACGGAAGCCGGCAAGAATAGATCTTTCAGTCCTCTGTACGGAACTAATCATCTTTATAATGGTTTTATGGATTATTTTTACTTTGGAAACAGTCATTTCAACAGTTTTGGCTTGAACGATTATTATCTGAAATCTACTTATAAATTTAACTCAAATTCTAATCTTCAAGCCAATTTTCACGCATTTACATCCAATGGAAAATTGGGCTTAAATAATTTGGGAGAAAAATATTCCAATTATTTAGGAACCGAATTAGATTTGGTTTTCACGCAAAAAGTTGGGAAAGTCATCACAGCTAATCTAGGACATTCGTTTATGTTTTCAGGAGAAAGTATGAAGTTTCTTAAAAATGTTCCGGAACCAAAAAACTTACAAACCTGGACTTGGATCGGTTTGAAGATTGCACCGAATTTCAGGCTGAAATAA
- a CDS encoding DUF488 domain-containing protein codes for MEIVLKRVYEDASPEDGYRVLVDRIWPRGISKEKAALDEWDKDLAPSTALREWFHHDPLLWEEFSRKYKEELLERNPGKPFLEKNGQQEKITLVYAARDEKHCHPLVLRDYLEQLLNSKSKN; via the coding sequence ATGGAAATCGTATTAAAAAGAGTGTACGAAGATGCTTCTCCCGAAGATGGTTACCGTGTTTTGGTAGACCGGATCTGGCCAAGAGGAATCTCAAAAGAAAAAGCCGCTTTGGATGAGTGGGACAAAGATCTTGCACCATCAACAGCGCTCCGGGAGTGGTTTCATCACGATCCTTTGCTTTGGGAAGAGTTTTCCCGGAAATATAAAGAAGAGCTTTTGGAGCGAAATCCCGGAAAGCCTTTTTTAGAAAAAAATGGGCAACAGGAAAAAATCACGCTGGTTTATGCAGCAAGGGATGAAAAACATTGTCATCCTTTGGTTCTAAGGGATTATCTGGAACAATTACTCAACAGCAAATCAAAAAATTAA
- the modA gene encoding molybdate ABC transporter substrate-binding protein produces the protein MLNCKKKEPNSSEKSTQNSFISVAAAANLRDVLEDLKQIYIKENPDKKVEITFGSSGLLVQQILNGAPFDLFLSADTQFPEKLKSAGKNYGNPKIYAYGKVVLWSLKKDVSKGLDLLQNPEINKIAIANPELAPYGKNTVEALKKSGLYFKIENKIVWAENISQVGQFASTGNADVGFIALSNAKNKDMMRRGNFYELSEKECAPIAQSGIVLKGKSQTESQDFFDFINSEKANEIWKRYGYQTKISK, from the coding sequence ATGTTGAATTGTAAAAAAAAAGAACCAAATTCATCTGAAAAATCCACTCAAAATTCTTTCATTTCCGTTGCGGCGGCAGCTAATCTTAGGGACGTTTTAGAAGATTTAAAACAAATTTACATCAAAGAAAATCCTGATAAAAAAGTAGAAATTACTTTTGGTTCTTCTGGTTTGCTGGTTCAGCAGATCTTAAATGGTGCACCTTTCGATTTGTTTTTATCTGCCGATACTCAATTTCCGGAAAAATTAAAAAGTGCTGGGAAAAATTATGGAAATCCTAAAATTTACGCTTATGGAAAGGTCGTTTTGTGGAGCTTGAAAAAGGACGTTTCTAAAGGTTTGGATTTGTTGCAAAATCCTGAAATAAATAAAATTGCCATCGCAAATCCTGAGCTCGCACCATATGGAAAAAATACAGTCGAAGCTTTAAAAAAATCAGGATTATATTTCAAAATTGAAAACAAAATCGTTTGGGCAGAAAACATCAGTCAAGTCGGACAATTTGCGTCGACAGGAAACGCAGATGTAGGTTTCATCGCACTTTCCAATGCTAAAAATAAAGATATGATGAGGCGAGGAAATTTCTATGAATTATCTGAAAAAGAATGCGCGCCGATTGCCCAAAGCGGAATCGTTTTGAAAGGCAAAAGCCAAACTGAATCTCAAGATTTTTTTGATTTCATCAATTCGGAAAAAGCAAATGAAATTTGGAAACGTTACGGTTATCAAACCAAAATTTCAAAATAA
- a CDS encoding Rrf2 family transcriptional regulator produces MQQLAKKQLISSGKGKGGGFFLTDEQFENLTIKDIYENFEGKEVFTSCLLGLKQCNGDNPCPIHHLAVAVKEKVLIMFEYKIKDLKDLGSVMQMMGVPSDL; encoded by the coding sequence TTGCAGCAGCTGGCCAAAAAACAATTGATTTCTTCAGGAAAAGGAAAAGGGGGCGGTTTTTTTCTGACTGATGAACAATTTGAAAACCTGACAATCAAAGATATCTATGAAAATTTCGAGGGAAAAGAAGTTTTTACTTCCTGCCTCTTAGGACTTAAACAGTGTAATGGAGATAACCCTTGCCCTATCCACCATCTTGCGGTTGCTGTAAAAGAAAAGGTACTGATTATGTTCGAGTACAAAATCAAAGATTTAAAAGATCTTGGAAGCGTGATGCAGATGATGGGTGTGCCAAGTGATTTATGA
- a CDS encoding MFS transporter, which translates to MDANLSSAHKILVLNTLAFTICFACWTLNGVLVTYLVDNNIFNWSVVETGWLLGIPILTGSIMRLPLGILTDKYGGKPVFSALLLLCSVPLFLLYFADSYWIYFLLSALFGMIGTGFAVGIAFTSAWYPKEWQGRALGVFGMGNAGAALTTFFAPTLLNYLSAEDPENGWRMLPILYGITLVIIGCIFLLFVKNKKVTAQNKSTKQLLEPLSNMRVWRFGLYYFLVFGLFVAFSQWLMPYYVSVYKTSLVLGGLLASAFSLPSGVIRAFGGYLSDKFGARKVMYWVLYSSLILSGLLMLPKMEILTPGKGITAKKTGIVKSFGNEKIILDNAEFAISAKPEIPQQTSVLPESFSWQEILVKQNERVQKKQLLAQGVTLIKFEAHIWVFSILVILIGIMWGIGKAAVYKHIPEYFPNEVGVVGGMVGLIGGLGGFIGPILFGYLLDFSGLWTSSWIFVFLISAISLFWMNQVIKKMTYNAAPHLKDRIEHVNNNKD; encoded by the coding sequence ATGGATGCAAATTTATCTTCCGCTCACAAAATTCTAGTATTAAATACACTGGCTTTTACCATTTGTTTTGCTTGCTGGACATTGAACGGAGTTCTCGTAACTTATCTCGTAGATAATAATATTTTCAACTGGTCAGTCGTCGAAACTGGCTGGCTGCTCGGAATTCCCATTCTTACGGGTTCCATTATGAGATTACCCTTGGGAATTTTAACTGATAAATACGGTGGAAAACCTGTGTTTTCAGCCCTACTACTTCTTTGCAGTGTTCCATTGTTCCTACTCTATTTTGCAGATTCCTATTGGATCTACTTTCTGCTAAGTGCCTTATTCGGAATGATTGGGACAGGTTTTGCCGTAGGAATTGCCTTTACATCAGCTTGGTATCCAAAAGAATGGCAGGGACGTGCCTTGGGAGTATTTGGGATGGGAAATGCAGGCGCTGCCTTAACCACATTTTTTGCCCCCACGCTACTCAATTATCTATCTGCCGAAGACCCCGAGAATGGATGGAGAATGCTTCCGATACTGTATGGAATAACATTGGTCATCATAGGATGCATCTTTCTACTCTTTGTGAAAAATAAGAAAGTTACCGCACAAAACAAGTCCACAAAACAACTTCTCGAACCTCTCTCGAACATGAGAGTCTGGCGATTTGGTCTTTATTATTTTTTAGTATTCGGCTTATTTGTCGCTTTCTCTCAGTGGTTGATGCCTTACTATGTGAGTGTCTACAAAACCTCATTGGTTTTAGGAGGACTTTTGGCATCAGCCTTCAGCTTACCCAGTGGCGTTATCCGCGCTTTTGGCGGTTATCTTTCAGATAAATTCGGTGCTAGAAAAGTGATGTACTGGGTCTTATACTCTTCACTGATTTTAAGCGGACTTCTGATGCTTCCGAAAATGGAGATTCTAACTCCCGGAAAAGGCATCACAGCAAAAAAAACAGGAATCGTAAAAAGTTTTGGAAATGAAAAGATCATTCTTGATAATGCCGAATTTGCTATCAGTGCAAAACCTGAGATTCCCCAACAAACTTCAGTATTACCCGAATCCTTTTCATGGCAGGAAATTTTAGTAAAACAAAACGAGCGCGTACAGAAAAAGCAGCTTTTGGCACAAGGTGTCACATTGATCAAATTTGAAGCACACATCTGGGTTTTCTCAATCCTGGTGATTCTCATCGGCATTATGTGGGGAATCGGTAAAGCAGCAGTTTATAAACATATCCCTGAATATTTTCCGAATGAAGTCGGTGTTGTCGGCGGAATGGTTGGATTAATTGGTGGTCTAGGCGGATTTATTGGTCCTATCCTTTTTGGATATTTATTAGATTTTTCAGGGTTATGGACCAGTTCATGGATTTTCGTATTTCTCATTTCCGCTATCTCATTGTTCTGGATGAATCAGGTTATTAAAAAAATGACATACAATGCTGCACCGCATCTTAAAGACAGAATTGAGCACGTCAACAACAACAAAGATTAA
- a CDS encoding nitric-oxide reductase large subunit → MTTKKLWTWLAAVIIGSFAVLIYYGVDIYRKIPPVPDKVVTTDGTVIATGQDIKDGQNVWQSIGGQTVGSIWGHGAYIAPDWSADYLHRESLLLLEELAKKDGKVYKDLPDDEQAKYQVLLKKELRKNTLDEATNTIVISPERAKVQAELADYYAKIFMNAPEMAKLRDQYAIPKNTVKTPERMAKMNAFFSWAAWVCITDRPGDDVTYTNNWPHDELIGNIPPPSLHLWSGFSVLMLLGCVGLLVFYHAKNKEEEISEMLPLEDPLRNMKPTPSMRATLKYIWVVALLILVQMFAGVITAHYGVEGSGFYGFPLDEFLPQSISRSWHVQLAIFWIATSWLATGLYIAPAVSGYEPKYQVLGVNILFGALLIVVFGSLAGQWLGVMQKLGYVDNFLWGHSGYEYVELGRIWQILLLVGLILWLILMVRALLPALKKKDGDRHLLLLFTLSAVAIALFYGAGLMYGRQTHMAIAEYWRWWVVHLWVEGFFEVFATVVAAFLFTRLGLLRLKAATHAVLFSTIIFLAGGILGTFHHLYFSATPTAVLALGATFSALEIVPLVLIGFEAYQNYQISKSTKWIKAYKWPIYCFIAMCFWNFLGAGIFGFAINPPIALYYIQGLNTTAVHGHAALFGVYGILGIGLMMFMLRGLYPDREWNDKLIGWAFWLTNIGLLVMVTISLLPIGIMQSVASIKEGYWYARSAEFMQTDMMHTLRWLRVPGDILLALGEMLLVIFIIGLKTGWSLKEKR, encoded by the coding sequence ATGACCACCAAAAAATTATGGACCTGGCTTGCAGCCGTCATCATAGGTTCTTTTGCCGTACTGATCTACTATGGCGTAGATATTTATAGGAAAATCCCGCCTGTCCCGGATAAGGTTGTTACTACTGACGGAACAGTCATAGCTACCGGACAGGACATCAAAGACGGACAGAATGTCTGGCAGTCGATTGGTGGACAAACCGTTGGAAGCATCTGGGGACACGGCGCCTACATCGCTCCGGATTGGAGTGCTGATTATCTCCATCGTGAATCTTTGCTTCTTCTGGAAGAACTGGCTAAAAAAGACGGGAAAGTCTATAAAGATTTACCCGATGACGAGCAGGCAAAATATCAGGTATTACTGAAAAAAGAACTTCGCAAAAATACCTTGGACGAAGCCACCAATACAATTGTGATTTCTCCCGAAAGAGCAAAAGTACAGGCAGAACTGGCAGATTACTACGCTAAAATATTTATGAATGCACCGGAAATGGCAAAACTGAGAGATCAGTACGCCATCCCGAAAAATACGGTAAAAACTCCGGAAAGAATGGCAAAAATGAATGCCTTTTTCTCTTGGGCAGCCTGGGTTTGCATCACGGATCGTCCTGGTGACGATGTAACGTACACCAACAACTGGCCACACGATGAATTGATTGGAAATATTCCGCCGCCATCGTTGCACTTGTGGTCGGGTTTCAGTGTATTAATGTTATTGGGCTGTGTTGGATTATTGGTTTTCTATCATGCTAAAAATAAAGAAGAAGAGATAAGCGAGATGCTGCCTTTGGAAGATCCGCTCAGAAATATGAAACCAACACCTTCTATGAGAGCAACGCTGAAATACATTTGGGTTGTCGCATTGTTAATTTTAGTACAAATGTTTGCGGGTGTCATCACAGCGCACTACGGAGTCGAGGGAAGTGGATTCTATGGTTTTCCTTTGGATGAATTTTTACCACAATCAATATCCCGAAGTTGGCACGTACAATTAGCCATTTTCTGGATTGCAACATCTTGGTTAGCCACTGGATTGTACATTGCTCCCGCAGTTTCAGGCTATGAGCCGAAGTATCAGGTTTTAGGTGTCAATATTTTATTTGGAGCATTACTGATTGTTGTTTTCGGTTCTTTAGCGGGACAATGGCTTGGCGTAATGCAGAAATTAGGATATGTAGATAATTTTCTTTGGGGACATTCGGGTTACGAATATGTAGAACTGGGTAGAATTTGGCAGATCTTATTGTTAGTAGGATTAATTCTTTGGTTAATTCTTATGGTAAGAGCACTTTTACCCGCATTGAAAAAGAAAGATGGTGACCGACATTTACTATTATTGTTCACACTTTCCGCAGTAGCAATTGCCCTATTCTATGGAGCCGGATTGATGTACGGAAGACAAACCCATATGGCCATTGCAGAATACTGGAGATGGTGGGTGGTTCACCTTTGGGTAGAAGGATTCTTCGAAGTTTTTGCAACCGTTGTAGCAGCCTTTTTATTTACAAGATTGGGATTATTAAGATTAAAGGCAGCAACTCATGCGGTATTATTTTCAACCATTATTTTCCTAGCGGGAGGTATTTTGGGAACGTTCCACCACTTGTATTTCAGTGCGACGCCAACAGCAGTTTTGGCTTTGGGAGCTACATTCAGCGCACTTGAAATTGTTCCTTTGGTTTTAATTGGGTTTGAAGCTTATCAAAATTATCAGATCAGTAAATCTACCAAATGGATCAAAGCATACAAATGGCCAATCTACTGTTTCATCGCCATGTGTTTTTGGAATTTCCTTGGTGCCGGTATTTTCGGGTTTGCCATCAATCCACCGATTGCATTGTACTATATTCAAGGACTCAATACAACCGCAGTTCACGGCCACGCCGCACTGTTCGGAGTGTATGGAATCTTGGGAATTGGTTTAATGATGTTTATGTTGAGAGGATTATATCCTGACAGAGAATGGAATGATAAACTCATCGGCTGGGCATTTTGGCTAACAAATATCGGATTGTTAGTAATGGTAACCATCAGTTTGTTGCCGATAGGAATTATGCAATCCGTAGCCTCTATTAAAGAAGGATATTGGTACGCTCGTTCCGCAGAATTTATGCAGACCGATATGATGCATACTTTACGTTGGCTGCGTGTTCCCGGTGACATTTTACTGGCGCTAGGAGAGATGCTGTTGGTAATTTTCATTATCGGACTGAAAACCGGCTGGTCGCTTAAAGAGAAAAGATAA
- a CDS encoding hemerythrin domain-containing protein, translating into MKRNENLVPLSRDHHFGLLCCWKIRQGIKKEVSYERIKNYINYYWEKNLHNHFKTEDDVLPELSNEGLQNQMEKEHREISRLIGSINQSNNQQLLSDFADALYKHIRFEERSVFPYLEEHLSDEQMDKIGLELSNHHHKEEDDYEDEFWK; encoded by the coding sequence ATGAAAAGAAACGAAAATCTCGTACCCTTATCCCGCGACCATCATTTTGGTTTGCTTTGTTGCTGGAAAATCCGTCAGGGCATCAAAAAAGAGGTTTCTTACGAACGCATCAAGAATTACATTAATTATTATTGGGAAAAGAATCTTCATAACCATTTCAAGACTGAAGATGATGTGCTTCCGGAATTGTCGAACGAGGGTTTACAGAACCAAATGGAGAAAGAACATCGCGAAATTAGCCGTTTAATTGGAAGTATCAATCAATCAAATAACCAACAGTTGCTATCAGATTTTGCTGATGCTTTATACAAACATATCCGTTTTGAGGAAAGAAGTGTTTTTCCTTATCTTGAAGAACATCTTTCCGACGAACAGATGGATAAAATAGGTTTAGAATTAAGTAATCATCATCACAAAGAAGAAGATGATTATGAGGATGAATTTTGGAAATGA